A window of Variovorax sp. HW608 genomic DNA:
CAGCACGTTGGTGCTGTACGACCTCACCTCGACCTGGCTGACGGGGCGTTGCTGCGAGCTGGCCGCGCGCGGCCACTCGCGCGACGGCAAGCGCGACGATCCACAGATCGTGTTCGGGCTGGTCTGCGCCGCCGATGGTTGCCCGATCGCCGTCGAAGTGTTCGCCGGCAACACGGGCGACCCGGCCACGGTGGCCGAGCAGGTCGCCAAGCTCAAGCAGCGCTTTGGCATCGAACGCATCACCTGGGTGGGCGATCGCGGGATGCTGACCTCGGCACGCATCGAGCAGGTGCTCAAGCCGCAGGGCATGGACTGGATCAGCAGTCTGCGCGCGCCGCAGATCGCGCAGCTGGCCGCCGAGCTCGGGCCCTTCCAGCCGTCGCTGTTCGATGAGCGCAATCTCATCGAAGTCAGCAGCGAGCACTTTCCCGGCGAGCGGCTCGTGGTGTGCCGCAACCCACTTCTGGCGGCCGAGCGCTCACGCAAGCGCGGCGAGTTGCTGGCGGCCACCGAGGCCGATCTGGGCAAGATCGCCGCGGCCACGCAGCGTGCGCGCCAGCCGCTGCGCGGCGAGCAGGCCATCGCGTTGCGCGTGGGGCGCCTCATCGACCGCTTCAACGTGGCCAAGCACTTCGAGCTCACGATCACCGAGACGACGTTCGCGTTTCGGCGCAAGGTCGATTCGATTGCCAGCGAGACCGCGCTGGACGGGCTGTACGTGATCCGCACCAGCTTGAGCGCCCAGCAGCTTGATGCCACCTCGGCGGTGGCCGCCTACAAGAGCCTGGCCCAGGTGGAGCGCGCGTTCCGCTCGATGAAGACGGTGGATCTGCATGTGCGGCCGGTCTTCCACTACAACACCGAGCGTGTTCGCGCGCATGTCTTCCTGTGCATGCTCGCCTACTACGTCGAATGGCACCTGCGCGAGCGTTTGAAGCCCATGCTGTTCGACGATGAGTTCCTCGAGCAGGCCCAAGGCCAGCGGGCTTCTCCGGTCGCCAAGGCGGTGCGCTCCGAGCACGCCCGCGACAAGGACACATCGAAGCACGCCAGCGACGGATTGCCGCTGCACAGCCTGCGCACGCTGCTGCAGGACCTGGCCACGCTCGCCTACAACATCACCCACACGAGCCTGAATCCGAACGCCAAGATCGTCATCACCACGCGGCCCACGCCGCTGCAGGACAAGGCCTTCAAGCTGCTCGCCGTCAATCCCGCCTGTACCCAGTAAGCCCACCCAGCCTCGCTGAACAAACTCAGCAGGATCAAGGGGTTGCGCTCATTCGCAGCTCAAAGTTCGGCCTAGCCGCCGTGCGCTTCGGATGGGACCGCTACCTCGGCGAGCGCGGTGGCTTCATCGGCATGACCGGCTTCGGCGCGTCCGGGCCCGCCGACGAGCTGTACGAGCACTTCGGCATCGTGCCCGCGGCGGTGGCCGCCGAGGCGATGCGCTTGCTGCAATCTGGAAACTGAAGAGACACCGACATGGAAAGAATCGTCTTCCTGGACCGCGCGACCATCGCACCCCAGATCCGGTTGCGCCGACCGGACTTCGAGCACCAGTACGTGGAACATGCGTTCACCGCGCCCGACCAGGTCGCCCTGCGGCTGGAGGGCGCGAGCATCGCCATCACCAACAAGGTGCCGATCACCGCGGCCACGCTGGAACGCCTGCCTGCACTGCGCCTCGTCGCGGTGGCGGCCACCGGCACCGACTGCGTCGACAAGGCCGCCTGCCAGGCGCGCGGCGTCGTGGTCGTCAACATCCGCGAATATGCCGTCAACACGGTGCCCGAGCACACCTTTGCGCTGATCCTCGCGCTGCGGCGCAACCTGGTCGCCTACCGCGAATCGGTGCTCCGCGGCCGCTGGCAGGAATCCGGGCAGTTCTGCTTCTTCGACCACCCGATCCGCGACCTCGCGGGAGCGAGGTTGGGCATCATCGGCGAAGGCGTGCTTGGCCAGCGCGTCGCCGAACTGGCCCGCGCCTTCGGCATGAAGCCGCTCTTCGCTGCCCACAAGGGCAAGAGCGGGCTGGGTCCGCTATACACGCCTTGGCAAGAGGTGCTTGCAACCTGCGACGTCATCACGCTGCATTCGCCGCTGACGAAGGACACGCGCGGCATGATCGCGATGCCCGAGTTCGAAGCCATGCAGCGCCGCCCGCTGATCGTCAACACCGCGCGGGGCGGACTTGTCGACGAAGCCGATCTGGTGCGGGCGCTCGACGCGGGGCTCATCAGCGGCGCCGGATTCGACGTCGTCGACGGTGAGCCGCCAGCGTCCGACAACCCGCTGATGCGCGCAGCTTCGCGTCACAACGTGATACTCACGCCGCATGTGGCATGGGCGTCCGATGAGGCACAGCAAGCGCTGACGGATCAGTTGATGGACAACATCCAGAACTTCGTCGCCGGCAGGCCGACGAACGTGGTCCTCGGCGCCTATTGACCTGGTCAGGCCTACAGCCACTTGCCTTCCGAAGGCATCTGGATGCGCGTTTCCGGCGAGCCGCCGTCGATCGTCGCGCTGATCACGAAGCTCAGGATCGAGATGAAGATGCTCGCGAACAGCGCGGTCCAGAAGCCCGAGACCTTGAAGCCGCGCACCAGCGCGGAGACCAGCAGGATCATCAGCGCGTTGATCACCAGCAGGAAGAGCCCGAAGGTCAGCAAGGTCAGCGGCAGCGTGAGGAGGATCAGGAGCGGCCGCACGATCGCGTTCGCGAAGCCCAGCAGCAGCGCCGCGATGATGATCGATCCCGCGCCCTCGAACTGGATCCCCTTGAAGAGATAGCTGGCCACCCACAGGGACAGGGCAGTGATTGCCCAGGTGATGACGAACGAGGGGAGGTAGTCGGGCATGGCGGTTCTTCTCGGCGTTGGGAATGACCGGCCGATCATATCGGCGCGGCCGCCGGAAGACGGTGTTCCGCCCAAACATGTACGTGCACGTACACGTTCTGGTAGAATGGCGGCATGACCGATGCCAGGGGTTCCATCACCGTCCGCGAAGCTGCCGACCGGCTCGGCGTGACGCCGCGCACCCTCAAGTACTACGAGGAGCTCGGCCTGGTCGTTCCCGCGCGCAGCGAGGGCCGCTACCGCCTCTACGAGGCCGCCGACCTCGACAAGCTCGCCCGCGTGCTGCGCATGCGCTCGCTCGGCTTCTCGCTCACGGCCATCACCGCGATGCTCCAGCAGCCCTTCGAGGCGCCGGTGGAGGGCGGGCGGCCGCGTCTGTCCAACAGCTCGCTCAAGGCGCTGAAGGCCACGCTGACCACCCAGCTCGAGACGCTGGACAGGCGCGTCGAGCAAGTGCGGCGCGAGCTCAAGGAAGCCGCCGCGATGCAGGCGCAGCTGCGGCGCGACATCGACTACGTCGAGCGCCGCCTGGGCGGCGAGTCGCTCGAAGCGATCCTCGAAGAGCGCCGGCGCGAACTGCCCGAGCGCAAGGCCGCGCTGCGCAAGGCCATGCCGTCATGAGCGCGGCGCCGGCGGCCAGCCCGATCGCAGCCCTGCCGCGGCGCGGTGTCGCCGCCGTGGCGCTGGCGCCCTGGGTCATCGCCGTCGTCACGGGCATCGACTATTTCGACAACGCGCTGTTCGCCTTCTTCGCGAGCTACATCGCGGGCGGCGTGAGCGCCTCGGCCGACGAGCTGGTCTGGGCCTCCAGCGCGTATGCGCTCGGCGCGGTGCTCGGCATCCTGCAGCAGCACGCGTGGGTGGAGCGCTTCGGCTACCGGCGCTATCTCGCGGTCTGCATGTTCGCCTTCGCGGCCGGCGGCATCTTCGCGGCGCTTTGCGACACCTCGGTGCAGCTCATGCGGGCGCGCGGACTCCAGGGCTACTTCGTCGGGCCGATGCTCGGCGCGTGCCGCATCCTGGTGCAGATCGGCATCCCGCTGCAGCGGCGCGCGAAGTCGCTCAAGGCCTTCATGGCGCTCATCATCTTCAGCGGCGCGCTGGCGCCGATCATCGGCGCCTGGCTGGTCACGCATTTCGAATGGCGCTCGCTCTTCCTTTGCACCGCGCCGCTCGCGGTCGCCACGGGCGCGCTGGCGTTGTGGACGCTGCCCGACATCGGCGACGTCGCACCGCACGAGCGCACCGAACCGCACTACCTCGCCTACATCGTCTTCGCGCTGGCGCAGGCAGCGTTGCAGGTCGTGCTCACGCGCGCCCATTTCGAGCTCTTCTCGGGCTCGCCCGCGCTCATCGGCCTCGCAGTCGCGGGGCTCGGGGGGCTCGGCTGGTTCGGGTACCACCAGTGGCAGCATCCCGCGCCGCTGGTGCGGCTGCAGGGGCTGCGGGTGGCGAGCTTCCAGGTCGGGCTCGCGCTCTACGTCGTCTACTACTACCTCTCCACCGGCTTCAGCTACCTGCTGCCGCGCATGATGGAAGGTGGGCTCGGGTTCACCGTCGGCGACACCGGCTACTTCACCGGCCTGATGTCGCTCGCGGGCGGACTCATGATGTTCGTCTACATGAAGTTCTCGTCGCGCGTGACGCGCAAGCGCTGGCTCGTGGTGCCGGGCTTCGTCATCGCCGCCGTGGCGGGCTTCTGGCTGGCCCGCATGTCGCCGCAGGCCGGCCGCGCGCAACTGGTCGGGCCGCTGCTGCTGCGCGGGCTGATGATGCTCTTCGTGATGCTGCCGGTGGCCGGCGTCACCTTCCGCGCCTTCAAGGGGGAGGACTTCGCGCACAGCTACCGCCTCAAGAACCTGCTGCGGCAGCTCGCGATCTCCTTCGCGACCGCGAGCGTCATCGCGTTGCAGCAGCACCGCACCGCGCTGCACGAGACGCGCCTTGGCGAATCGGCCAACCTCGGCAACGCCGCCTTCATGCAGTCGCTCGACATGCTCACGCGCGGTTTCCAGGCCGCCGGCCATGCGGCGAGCGAGGCGCATGCGATGGCGCTGGCGTCGCTCGCGCGCATGCTCGAACAGCAGGCCACCTTCATGGCCTCGCTCGACGGGTTCCAGGTGATGGCGGTGATCGCCATCGTCGCGGCGATCTATGCGGCGTCGCAGAAGGTGCTCGACTAGGGCGCGTTCACCCCAGAACCGGTCCGGGCCGGAGCGCGCAGTTTCGCCAGCTTCAGCACCAGCTCCTCCTCCACGTCGTGCGCGCGATGAGCCATCACCGCGACCGGATAGCTGCCGAGCCGGGTGCGCTCGTAGCTCACGGTCGCGAAGCGGAACTCGGTGCCCAGCGCCGCCGCCGCATCGCGCAGGCAATGGGCGATCGACTGCAGGCCCTCGCGCGCGTAGCGCTGCGTTCCGTCGCCGATCCCGACGTAGGCGACAAAGTTCTTCTCTCCGCGTTTGCTGATCTCGACTTCGGGCTGCATGTCACTTCCAGGTGGCTTCTTCTTTGGGGGCCCTTCAGGGCAACTCGCAAAGATACAAACACTCGCCGCGCCGCGCCATCACCGAAAACCGTGATCTCTTGCTGAAGAACTTCGCCGGACACCCTGTTTTCCGGCTTCGTTCCTGCCGATAGAGCGGAGTGACCACGACTGCCGCCAGCGACGCCAGCTACCGGATCCTCATGCGCGAAGGGTGCAGGGTCGTCTACGGCCACATGCCGCTGCCGGAGTTCCTCGCGCTGGTGCAGCAGGCAAGCGACCATGAAGTGCTCCACGCCGACACCGCCCGCATGCTGGAGGCGACCGCCGTCATCGGACTGCCGGGCGCGCTCGCGCGCCTGCGCCGGCGCGAAACCCCGGCGGCCGTAGAGCGCGTGCGCGCCCGGCTCGGCCGCGCCGCGCTGCGGCTCGACCCCGACGCGCTGCGCTGGCTGGCCGCGGGCGAGCACGGACCGGCCTGCCTCGCGCTCTTCCTGCTGCTGACCGGCGTGCGTCCGCACCGCTACCGCGGCACGCCGCGCGACTTTCCGCGCGATGGCGGCGCATTCCGGCGCTGCCGTCTGTTGATCGAACAGGTGCCTTCGCTGCGGCAGGCGCTCGCGGTGCTGGCCGAGCGCGTGTCCGAACCCGGCGTGGCCGAATGGGCCGCGCTCGCGCAGTCGTGGGACGACATCTGCGCCCACATGGATCACGAGGCGC
This region includes:
- a CDS encoding D-2-hydroxyacid dehydrogenase: MERIVFLDRATIAPQIRLRRPDFEHQYVEHAFTAPDQVALRLEGASIAITNKVPITAATLERLPALRLVAVAATGTDCVDKAACQARGVVVVNIREYAVNTVPEHTFALILALRRNLVAYRESVLRGRWQESGQFCFFDHPIRDLAGARLGIIGEGVLGQRVAELARAFGMKPLFAAHKGKSGLGPLYTPWQEVLATCDVITLHSPLTKDTRGMIAMPEFEAMQRRPLIVNTARGGLVDEADLVRALDAGLISGAGFDVVDGEPPASDNPLMRAASRHNVILTPHVAWASDEAQQALTDQLMDNIQNFVAGRPTNVVLGAY
- a CDS encoding MerR family transcriptional regulator; this encodes MTDARGSITVREAADRLGVTPRTLKYYEELGLVVPARSEGRYRLYEAADLDKLARVLRMRSLGFSLTAITAMLQQPFEAPVEGGRPRLSNSSLKALKATLTTQLETLDRRVEQVRRELKEAAAMQAQLRRDIDYVERRLGGESLEAILEERRRELPERKAALRKAMPS
- a CDS encoding phage holin family protein, giving the protein MPDYLPSFVITWAITALSLWVASYLFKGIQFEGAGSIIIAALLLGFANAIVRPLLILLTLPLTLLTFGLFLLVINALMILLVSALVRGFKVSGFWTALFASIFISILSFVISATIDGGSPETRIQMPSEGKWL
- a CDS encoding MFS transporter, coding for MSAAPAASPIAALPRRGVAAVALAPWVIAVVTGIDYFDNALFAFFASYIAGGVSASADELVWASSAYALGAVLGILQQHAWVERFGYRRYLAVCMFAFAAGGIFAALCDTSVQLMRARGLQGYFVGPMLGACRILVQIGIPLQRRAKSLKAFMALIIFSGALAPIIGAWLVTHFEWRSLFLCTAPLAVATGALALWTLPDIGDVAPHERTEPHYLAYIVFALAQAALQVVLTRAHFELFSGSPALIGLAVAGLGGLGWFGYHQWQHPAPLVRLQGLRVASFQVGLALYVVYYYLSTGFSYLLPRMMEGGLGFTVGDTGYFTGLMSLAGGLMMFVYMKFSSRVTRKRWLVVPGFVIAAVAGFWLARMSPQAGRAQLVGPLLLRGLMMLFVMLPVAGVTFRAFKGEDFAHSYRLKNLLRQLAISFATASVIALQQHRTALHETRLGESANLGNAAFMQSLDMLTRGFQAAGHAASEAHAMALASLARMLEQQATFMASLDGFQVMAVIAIVAAIYAASQKVLD
- a CDS encoding IS1634 family transposase, whose protein sequence is MYIEAVPNRDSPPAILLRESYREDGKVRKRTLANLSSLSAEVIEGLKVLLRGGVAVPDAQEVFSIERSLPHGHVAAVLAAARQCDAPAWFASAPEDLRALLLAMLVARVLTPGSKLATHRMLHDDTATHSLGRVLGVGQCSADDLYRALDWLHGAQPAIERRLARKHLAGSTLVLYDLTSTWLTGRCCELAARGHSRDGKRDDPQIVFGLVCAADGCPIAVEVFAGNTGDPATVAEQVAKLKQRFGIERITWVGDRGMLTSARIEQVLKPQGMDWISSLRAPQIAQLAAELGPFQPSLFDERNLIEVSSEHFPGERLVVCRNPLLAAERSRKRGELLAATEADLGKIAAATQRARQPLRGEQAIALRVGRLIDRFNVAKHFELTITETTFAFRRKVDSIASETALDGLYVIRTSLSAQQLDATSAVAAYKSLAQVERAFRSMKTVDLHVRPVFHYNTERVRAHVFLCMLAYYVEWHLRERLKPMLFDDEFLEQAQGQRASPVAKAVRSEHARDKDTSKHASDGLPLHSLRTLLQDLATLAYNITHTSLNPNAKIVITTRPTPLQDKAFKLLAVNPACTQ